The genomic window cacaaataagtgagaccatatgataactgactctctctgcttgacttatttcactcagcataatctcttccagtcccatccatgttgctacaaaagttgggtattcatcctttctgatggaggcataatactccatagtgtatatggaccacatcttccttattcattcatccgttgaagggcatcttggttctctccacagtttggcgaccgtggccattgctgctataaaaattggggtacagatggcccttcttttcatgacatctgtatctttggggtaaatacccaggagtgcaatggcggggtcacagggaagctctatttttaatttcttgaggaagctcctcactgctctccaaagaggctacaccaacttgcacccccaccaacagtggaagagggttcccctttctccacatcccctccaacacatgttgtttcctgttttgttaattttggccattctaactggtgtaaggtggtatctcaatgtggttttaatttgaatatccctgatggcgagtgatgatgaacattttttcatgtgtctgataaccattttgtacgtcttcattggagaagtgtctgttcatatcttctgcccattttttgatatgcttgtctgttttgtgtgtgttgagttggaggagttcattttagatcctggatatcaaccttttgtctgtactgtcatttgcaaatatcttctcccattccgtgggttgcctctttgttttgttgactgtttcctttgctgtgcagaagcttttgattttaatgaagtcccaaaagtttattttcgcttttgtttcctttgcctttggagacatatcttgaaagagtagagagcccagatatggaccctcaactctatggtcaattaatcttcgacaaaacaggaaaaaacatacagtggaaaaaagacagtctcttcaataaatggtgctgggaaaactggacagctataagtagaagaatgaaactcgaccattctcttacaccatacacaaagataaactcaaaatggataaaagacctcaacgtgagacaagaatccatcagaatcctagaggagaacataggcaggaatctcttcgatatcagccacagcaacttctttcaagatatgtctccaaagacatattaccctgatccccaaaccaggcaaagaccctaccaaaaaggagaatttcagaccaatatcactgatgaatatggatgctaagattctcaacaagatcctagcaaacaggatccaacagcacattaaaatggttatccaccatgatcaggtggggtTCATCCCttggctacaaggatggttcaacattggcaaatcaatcaatataatacaccaaattaaaatgagaagaaagaacaaccacatggtcctctcaactgatgcagaaaaagcatttgacaaaatccagcatctgttcctgattaaaacgcttcaaagtataggggtagagggaacattcctgaacttcataaaatatatctatgaaatacccacagcaaatatcatcctcaatgggaaaaagctttcagccttccagttgagatcaggaacaagacaaggattcccactctcaccactcttgttcaacatagtattagaagtcctagcaacagcaatcaggcaacaaagagaaataaaaggtatccaaattggcaatgaagaaatcaaactctctctcttcacagatgacatgattctttatatggaaaacccaaaaactccacccccaaactactagaactcatacagcagttcagcaacgtggcaggatacaaagccaatgtacagaaatcagtggctttgttatacactaacaatgaaaatactgaaagggaaattagagaatcaatttcatttactatagcaccaagaaccataagatacctgggaataaacctaaccaaagaggtaaaggatctgtactcgaggaactatagaacactcatgaaagaaattgaagaagacacaaaaagaccattccatgctcttggatcagaagaattaacattgttaaagtgtctatatTGCCttgagcaatctatacttttaatgccattctgatcaaaattccaccagtattcttcaaagagctggagcaaataatccagaaattggtatggaatcagaagagaccctgaattgctaaagaaatgttgaaaaacaaaaataaaactgggggcatcacattacctgatttcaagctttactacagacctgtgatcaccaagacagcatggtactagcataaaaacagacacatagaccggtggaacagagtagagagcccagatatggaccctcaactctatggtcaattaatctttgacataacaggaaaaaacatacagtggaaaaaagagtctcttcaataaatggtgctgggaaaactggacagctgtatgtagaagaatcaaacttgaccattctcttacactgtacacaaagataaactcaaaatggataaaagacctcaacatgagacaggaatccatcagaatcctagagaagaacataggcagtaatctctttgatatcagccacggcatagatattttaacaatgttttttcttccaatccatgagcatggaatatttttccatctctttgtgtcttcctcaatttcttttctaagtgttctgtagtttctggagcacagatcctttacctcctaAGTATCTTAAGGTTTTAGGTGTaattgtaagtggaattgttttctcaatttttctttctgctgcatCATTATTGGTGTATTGAAATGTAACAGATTTATGTATATTGATTTTGCATCCAGTGACTTTGCTGAATTAATGAATCAGTTCTAGCAATATTTTGGTGGagcctttcaggttttctacataaattATTATGTTATCTGTGAAGAATGaaagcttgacttcttctttgccaatttggatacattttatttctttttgttttctgttgaggCTAGGGCTtttagtactatattgaataacaGTAGTGAGGGTGGACATTGCTGTCATGTTCCttaccttaggagaaaagctctcagtttttgccCATTGAGGGTGATATGACCATCATAACATCACCCAGCAAGGGAGCTGGCTATCAACAATTGACTTCTACTGGAGAGCATGTTTTCTACAGTAATCACAACCTAAGTCATTAAGCATGCAACCAGATACTTAAAGGGAAATAggcaagaataaaaaataacaccCCAGAGtagctgtttattttcttatggaATATAATTAGTTATGGTGTTCCATATTGTACATTTACTTGCCAAAACATTTTACTGACCTAGCTTTCCAAGTCCTTTTTGGAAAGCTTCAACAATAATCAGCATGTTATGAAAATATTGGCCTGAGTTGATCTTGGGAGCAATGCAGAACAGTGTGAGCTGTGAACCATATATATTATGAGCTGGTGATACGGTTCCTCaatgctataataaataaatttgaacttTATTCTGTAGGCAGTGTAAGGTCACTGGATATTTCTAATAGGGTGATAATCATATTCAGTGAAGATTAATCTGATTGTGGTGTGCAGAATGGATGGAGTGGGAAAAGATTGAGGACCGAAGAACATTTCAGTGGGGGTTTCAATCATTTAGCTAAGAGACTATGAACTGTCAATTAAATCATTCTTTCCTGGCACCTAACTGTATGAATGCCACCATGCCAGTGGGGCTCAGCACATATTAATGGTGCCAGGCGTTATGCCAAATTGTAAGAATTGGTGTTGCAAAGATGAAATTGACTTGGAAAAACTTtccccaaagataaaaattaaaatttcttgtgaaaattaagatgttaaaaggGATGGAGGTCTTGGTAGCCTGGTAAAATGTTATATCAGGTCTACCTAAGGATTCCATCTCAAGCAAACACTTCCTTCCCAGTTCCAGTTTCTATTCTCTCAGCATGGGGACTTCATAGATATGGAGATTCCCAGTGTCAAAAACAATATTGGTAGGGATCCAAGTCACCAGTGTCATAACATGTTGGGGAAATTGATCTTTCCCTGTAGTTTATTTTTGGCCACATACAATAGCACAATCAGATATTCCCTTATTTTGGTCACGAGCTGTTCcatatcattttgaaaatattcaggtatatcctttattatattttaaatctgaATGACTGTGATTTTAGAACATTATAACTAGAAGAAATTAAGCTAATGATATTGGCCTGATGATAGGTATGTTTTGATATAGTCCTAAAGCTAAGGCATGAATATTTCAAGTTCATATTACAGATCCTGGAAGTGAGGTCTTCACTTTTTATCCTTCTCTCATTTTTCACTTCTTAATTATGGTGAATACAATTAAGTGGAGACCCCCATATTGGATATGAAGTCAGTATCACAAAGGGGAGTGGATTTTTTTAACCCAAATTAGCTTTCTTAAGGAAGACTTGATGTCTCTGTTCCTCAAACTATAGATAAAAGGATTCAGCACTGGGGTTACCACTGTGTACATGACTGATGCAACTGTGCCCTTCTGTGCTGAGCGGGTTGAAGGAGGACTGAAATAAACACAGAAGGAAGTCCCAAAGAATAGAGAAACTACAGAGAGATGAGAGCTACAAGTGGAAAAAGCTTTCTGCTTCCCCTGAGTTGAGGGGATCTTCAGGATTGTagagaaaatatgtgtgtaaGAGATAATCAGGCAAAGTACACAAACCAGGCCTGCGAGACCCCCAATGGTGAAAATTACCAGCTCGTTAATGAAGGGGTCTGTGCAGGACAGACTCAGAAGTGGGTTGATGTCACAGAAGAAGTGTGGGATCTTATGGTCTGCACAAAAGGACAGGCTGTTCATCAAGAGTGTGTGTAGGAGAGAGTGGAGGGCATTCATGATCCAGGATGCAGAAACTAGAAGGACACAGAGCCCAGGGCTCATGACCATGATGTAATGGAGCGGGTGACatatggccacatagcggtcataggccatgacGGCCAAGAGGAATGCCTCCAACATCACAAACAACATGAAAAAATACAGTTGTGATAGACACCCTGCATATGAAATGACATGGTTCTGGATCCATATGTTTGCCAGCATCTTGGGAACTGTGGTTGACATGAAGCAGGCATCAGCAAGAGAAAGGTTggccaggaagaagtacatgggcgtGTGGAGGTGAGCATCAGCAATGATGGCCAGAATGATGAGGAGGTTGCCTGCCACTGTGACCAGGTACATGGACAGAAACAGCCCAA from Mustela nigripes isolate SB6536 chromosome 16, MUSNIG.SB6536, whole genome shotgun sequence includes these protein-coding regions:
- the LOC132003644 gene encoding olfactory receptor 1G1, giving the protein MIPSHTRRLTLEYCIIFRVNKPRLTNFILLTQLSVYRKMGWENLTSISEFYLLGLSEQPEQQEVLFGLFLSMYLVTVAGNLLIILAIIADAHLHTPMYFFLANLSLADACFMSTTVPKMLANIWIQNHVISYAGCLSQLYFFMLFVMLEAFLLAVMAYDRYVAICHPLHYIMVMSPGLCVLLVSASWIMNALHSLLHTLLMNSLSFCADHKIPHFFCDINPLLSLSCTDPFINELVIFTIGGLAGLVCVLCLIISYTHIFSTILKIPSTQGKQKAFSTCSSHLSVVSLFFGTSFCVYFSPPSTRSAQKGTVASVMYTVVTPVLNPFIYSLRNRDIKSSLRKLIWVKKIHSPL